In Engraulis encrasicolus isolate BLACKSEA-1 chromosome 15, IST_EnEncr_1.0, whole genome shotgun sequence, the following proteins share a genomic window:
- the znf800b gene encoding zinc finger protein 800b isoform X2 has translation MEMEREMEIEKEGPMEEPTAQDQQQEQQQQQEQQQEEEEEQQEEMLSTTTTTTTTSTTCTTSNTTTCDKGCQTEDICNGTAEHHTTAAGTDHAQECCVEPGDPPLLQKQIQTSKSGIQQIIECFRSGTTQLRHILLKEVDTIFECKLCRSLFRGLPNLITHKEYYCLPRLPDPDGPQRDSKQSVAFKELLDAIYPPKEPHVVLLEPISSNPNAVFQHVTREDQQRANSQPPSTTPHETRKEKERETKSRRAEEKEREREARSRREQEAKLAAAAAAAAAAAAQAEKSTEVNVEGDLENQEEMEEDEEEEEMKSRGEEGAGEVDEDELEESRNTEDGEEEEEDEEVEGEEEEEEEEEEEDEGEECTEDEAEEAGEQREEDSPGKESADDVDEGAGGDGYVPGVAITCCMCGKDFNSRQSIRRHCRKMHQPWLEELRKFTKLRTVPISLLSMVKPAPSVPPGGGANGAGASAGTPGSPVKTPHGKSCPVCFKSFATKANVRRHFDEVHRGLRRELITPDIATKPGEPLSLDTKPSPAASATPGTPAPYNMAAGKCLICKRKYSSQTRLRRHLRIVHKIRSKHISTTAATTPVSLPPQTPNSSAAQQTPLSAGKKAVKRPASPPPPPESHKRGRPKKHKRDDPKKAAKEEEEEEDDGGSDGNGGQTGISGSPNTLRRPPKLTLGFDFKLLYCKLCKRQFSSRQNLDKHIELHTDNDNEIFIKFYRCPLCSYETRRKRDVLRHITVVHKKPSAYLSKIMATIESRAVKKPAEVVLKSNAVGNTGGNGKRNQTLLSSSLSSSNSSSTSQHIKEEINGRHEPTSTGATTTGTSGQHGMRKHNSADGTPTNTTTNNASSSSSSSTHSAPSTPVTRRHEYPPPSPPVTRKHALAIFHSTSPITRKSDYHHTRKQETPQSLKQESNDSSSSSSSTTSHSTEVRVTKNFSLHACDMCGRAFAKKLYLETHKRSHRNAQAAAAAAAAGSDEHHRSQGVSTRSKAML, from the exons atggagatggagagggagatggagatcgAGAAGGAGGGACCTATGGAGGAGCCCACAGCCCAGgatcagcagcaggagcagcagcagcagcaggagcagcagcaggaggaggaggaggagcagcaggaggagatgctgtccaccaccaccaccaccaccactaccagtaCCACCTGCACCACCAGTAACACCACCACATGTGACAAGGGATGCCAGACAGAGGACATCTGCAACGGCACAGCAGAACACCACACCACTGCTGCCGGCACAGACCACGCACAAG aatgCTGTGTTGAACCAGGAGACCCTCCTCTGCTGCAGAAGCAGATTCAGACCTCCAAGTCCGGTATCCAGCAGATCATCGAGTGTTTCCGATCAG GCACTACACAGCTTCGCCACATCCTGCTGAAGGAGGTAGACACCATCTTCGAGTGTAAGCTGTGCCGCAGCCTGTTCCGGGGCCTGCCCAACCTCATCACACACAAGGAGTACTACTGCCTACCGCGCCTGCCTGATCCCGACG GTCCTCAGAGAGACTCCAAGCAGAGTGTGGCCTTCAAGGAGCTACTGGACGCCATCTACCCTCCCAAGGAGCCCCACGTCGTTCTCCTGGAGCCCATCTCCTCCAATCCCAACGCTGTGTTCCAGCACGTCACCCGAGAAGACCAGCAACGCGCCAACAGCCAGCCTCCCTCCACCACGCCGCACGAGACGcgcaaggagaaggagagagaaacgaAGAGCAGACGagcggaggagaaggagagggagagggaggcgagGAGCCGGAGAGAACAAGAGGCGAAACTCGCGGCTGCTGCAgcagctgccgccgccgccgccgcccagGCCGAAAAGTCCACCGAGGTCAACGTGGAGGGTGACCTTGAGAaccaggaggagatggaggaggacgaggaggaggaggagatgaagagcagAGGCGAGgaaggagcaggggaggtggaCGAGGACGAGTTGGAGGAATCTCGGAACACAGAAGAcggcgaggaagaggaagaagacgaggaggtggagggcgaggaagaagaggaggaggaggaggaagaggaggatgaaggagaggagtgcaCGGAGGACGAGGCGGAGGAGGCGGGGGAGCAGCGGGAAGAGGACAGCCCGGGGAAAGAGTCGGCCGACGACGTCGACGAAGGTGCGGGCGGCGACGGCTACGTGCCCGGCGTGGCCATCACCTGCTGCATGTGCGGCAAGGACTTCAACTCTCGCCAGAGCATCCGCCGCCACTGCCGCAAGATGCACCAGCCCTGGCTGGAGGAGCTGCGCAAGTTCACCAAGCTGCGCACCGTGCCCATCAGCCTGCTCTCCATGGTCAAGCCCGCGCCCTCCGTGCCCCCCGGCGGCGGGGCCAACGGGGCCGGCGCCAGTGCCGGCACCCCAGGCTCGCCCGTCAAGACCCCTCACGGCAAGAGCTGCCCCGTCTGCTTCAAGTCCTTCGCCACCAAGGCCAACGTCCGGAGGCACTTTGACGAGGTGCACAGAGGGCTGCGGAGAGAGCTCATCACGCCTGACATCGCCACCAAACCCGGGGAGCCCTTGTCGCTGGACACCAAGCCCAGCCCGGCGGCGAGCGCGACACCGGGGACGCCGGCCCCTTACAACATGGCGGCGGGCAAGTGTCTGATCTGCAAGAGGAAATACAGCAGCCAGACCCGGCTGAGGAGGCACCTGCGCATCGTGCACAAGATCCGATCCAAGCACAtttccaccaccgccgccaccacccccGTCAGCCTGCCACCCCAGACGCCCAACTCCTCGGCAGCCCAGCAGACGCCTCTGTCTGCGGGGAAGAAGGCGGTCAAGCGCCCCGCCTCTCCCCCACCACCGCCGGAGTCCCACAAGCGCGGCAGGCCCAAGAAGCACAAGCGCGACGACCCCAAGAAAGCGgccaaggaggaagaggaggaggaggacgacgggGGGAGTGACGGGAACGGTGGACAGACTGGCATCAGCGGAAGCCCCAACACGTTGCGTCGCCCGCCCAAGCTGACCCTGGGCTTCGACTTCAAGCTGCTCTACTGCAAGCTGTGCAAGCGACAGTTCAGCTCGCGGCAGAACCTGGACAAGCACATCGAGCTGCACACGGACAACGACAACGAGATCTTCATCAAGTTCTACCGCTGCCCGCTCTGCAGCTACGAGACGCGGCGCAAGCGCGACGTGCTGCGCCACATCACGGTAGTGCACAAGAAGCCCTCCGCCTACCTCAGCAAGATCATGGCCACCATCGAGAGCCGCGCCGTCAAGAAGCCCGCCGAGGTGGTGCTGAAGAGCAACGCGGTCGGCAACACCGGCGGCAACGGCAAACGCAACCAGACGCTGTTGTCGTCGTCGTTGTCGTCGTCGAACTCGTCATCCACATCGCAGCACATCAAGGAGGAAATAAACGGCCGGCACGAGCCAACTTCCACTGGCGCCACGACAACGGGCACCTCGGGTCAGCACGGCATGCGCAAGCACAACTCGGCGGACGGCACGCCCACCAACACCACAACCAACAACGCCTCCTCGTCCAGCAGCAGCTCCACCCACTCGGCACCCTCCACCCCGGTCACGCGTCGGCACGAGTACCCGCCCCCCTCGCCGCCCGTCACGCGCAAGCACGCCCTGGCCATCTTCCACTCCACTTCGCCCATCACCCGCAAGTCCGACTACCATCACACGCGCAAACAAGAGACGCCCCAATCGCTGAAGCAAGAATCCAATgattcgtcgtcgtcgtcgtcgtcgacCACGTCACACAGCACGGAGGTGCGGGTCACCAAGAACTTCTCGCTGCACGCGTGCGACATGTGCGGCCGTGCCTTCGCCAAGAAGCTCTACCTGGAGACGCACAAGCGGAGTCACCGCAACGCGCAAGCTGCTgcggccgccgccgccgccggctCAGATGAGCATCACCGGTCGCAAGGGGTCAGCACTCGCTCCAAGGCCATGTTGTG A
- the znf800b gene encoding zinc finger protein 800b isoform X1 → MEMEREMEIEKEGPMEEPTAQDQQQEQQQQQEQQQEEEEEQQEEMLSTTTTTTTTSTTCTTSNTTTCDKGCQTEDICNGTAEHHTTAAGTDHAQECCVEPGDPPLLQKQIQTSKSGIQQIIECFRSGTTQLRHILLKEVDTIFECKLCRSLFRGLPNLITHKEYYCLPRLPDPDGPQRDSKQSVAFKELLDAIYPPKEPHVVLLEPISSNPNAVFQHVTREDQQRANSQPPSTTPHETRKEKERETKSRRAEEKEREREARSRREQEAKLAAAAAAAAAAAAQAEKSTEVNVEGDLENQEEMEEDEEEEEMKSRGEEGAGEVDEDELEESRNTEDGEEEEEDEEVEGEEEEEEEEEEEDEGEECTEDEAEEAGEQREEDSPGKESADDVDEGAGGDGYVPGVAITCCMCGKDFNSRQSIRRHCRKMHQPWLEELRKFTKLRTVPISLLSMVKPAPSVPPGGGANGAGASAGTPGSPVKTPHGKSCPVCFKSFATKANVRRHFDEVHRGLRRELITPDIATKPGEPLSLDTKPSPAASATPGTPAPYNMAAGKCLICKRKYSSQTRLRRHLRIVHKIRSKHISTTAATTPVSLPPQTPNSSAAQQTPLSAGKKAVKRPASPPPPPESHKRGRPKKHKRDDPKKAAKEEEEEEDDGGSDGNGGQTGISGSPNTLRRPPKLTLGFDFKLLYCKLCKRQFSSRQNLDKHIELHTDNDNEIFIKFYRCPLCSYETRRKRDVLRHITVVHKKPSAYLSKIMATIESRAVKKPAEVVLKSNAVGNTGGNGKRNQTLLSSSLSSSNSSSTSQHIKEEINGRHEPTSTGATTTGTSGQHGMRKHNSADGTPTNTTTNNASSSSSSSTHSAPSTPVTRRHEYPPPSPPVTRKHALAIFHSTSPITRKSDYHHTRKQETPQSLKQESNDSSSSSSSTTSHSTEVRVTKNFSLHACDMCGRAFAKKLYLETHKRSHRNAQAAAAAAAAGSDEHHRSQGVSTRSKAMLW, encoded by the exons atggagatggagagggagatggagatcgAGAAGGAGGGACCTATGGAGGAGCCCACAGCCCAGgatcagcagcaggagcagcagcagcagcaggagcagcagcaggaggaggaggaggagcagcaggaggagatgctgtccaccaccaccaccaccaccactaccagtaCCACCTGCACCACCAGTAACACCACCACATGTGACAAGGGATGCCAGACAGAGGACATCTGCAACGGCACAGCAGAACACCACACCACTGCTGCCGGCACAGACCACGCACAAG aatgCTGTGTTGAACCAGGAGACCCTCCTCTGCTGCAGAAGCAGATTCAGACCTCCAAGTCCGGTATCCAGCAGATCATCGAGTGTTTCCGATCAG GCACTACACAGCTTCGCCACATCCTGCTGAAGGAGGTAGACACCATCTTCGAGTGTAAGCTGTGCCGCAGCCTGTTCCGGGGCCTGCCCAACCTCATCACACACAAGGAGTACTACTGCCTACCGCGCCTGCCTGATCCCGACG GTCCTCAGAGAGACTCCAAGCAGAGTGTGGCCTTCAAGGAGCTACTGGACGCCATCTACCCTCCCAAGGAGCCCCACGTCGTTCTCCTGGAGCCCATCTCCTCCAATCCCAACGCTGTGTTCCAGCACGTCACCCGAGAAGACCAGCAACGCGCCAACAGCCAGCCTCCCTCCACCACGCCGCACGAGACGcgcaaggagaaggagagagaaacgaAGAGCAGACGagcggaggagaaggagagggagagggaggcgagGAGCCGGAGAGAACAAGAGGCGAAACTCGCGGCTGCTGCAgcagctgccgccgccgccgccgcccagGCCGAAAAGTCCACCGAGGTCAACGTGGAGGGTGACCTTGAGAaccaggaggagatggaggaggacgaggaggaggaggagatgaagagcagAGGCGAGgaaggagcaggggaggtggaCGAGGACGAGTTGGAGGAATCTCGGAACACAGAAGAcggcgaggaagaggaagaagacgaggaggtggagggcgaggaagaagaggaggaggaggaggaagaggaggatgaaggagaggagtgcaCGGAGGACGAGGCGGAGGAGGCGGGGGAGCAGCGGGAAGAGGACAGCCCGGGGAAAGAGTCGGCCGACGACGTCGACGAAGGTGCGGGCGGCGACGGCTACGTGCCCGGCGTGGCCATCACCTGCTGCATGTGCGGCAAGGACTTCAACTCTCGCCAGAGCATCCGCCGCCACTGCCGCAAGATGCACCAGCCCTGGCTGGAGGAGCTGCGCAAGTTCACCAAGCTGCGCACCGTGCCCATCAGCCTGCTCTCCATGGTCAAGCCCGCGCCCTCCGTGCCCCCCGGCGGCGGGGCCAACGGGGCCGGCGCCAGTGCCGGCACCCCAGGCTCGCCCGTCAAGACCCCTCACGGCAAGAGCTGCCCCGTCTGCTTCAAGTCCTTCGCCACCAAGGCCAACGTCCGGAGGCACTTTGACGAGGTGCACAGAGGGCTGCGGAGAGAGCTCATCACGCCTGACATCGCCACCAAACCCGGGGAGCCCTTGTCGCTGGACACCAAGCCCAGCCCGGCGGCGAGCGCGACACCGGGGACGCCGGCCCCTTACAACATGGCGGCGGGCAAGTGTCTGATCTGCAAGAGGAAATACAGCAGCCAGACCCGGCTGAGGAGGCACCTGCGCATCGTGCACAAGATCCGATCCAAGCACAtttccaccaccgccgccaccacccccGTCAGCCTGCCACCCCAGACGCCCAACTCCTCGGCAGCCCAGCAGACGCCTCTGTCTGCGGGGAAGAAGGCGGTCAAGCGCCCCGCCTCTCCCCCACCACCGCCGGAGTCCCACAAGCGCGGCAGGCCCAAGAAGCACAAGCGCGACGACCCCAAGAAAGCGgccaaggaggaagaggaggaggaggacgacgggGGGAGTGACGGGAACGGTGGACAGACTGGCATCAGCGGAAGCCCCAACACGTTGCGTCGCCCGCCCAAGCTGACCCTGGGCTTCGACTTCAAGCTGCTCTACTGCAAGCTGTGCAAGCGACAGTTCAGCTCGCGGCAGAACCTGGACAAGCACATCGAGCTGCACACGGACAACGACAACGAGATCTTCATCAAGTTCTACCGCTGCCCGCTCTGCAGCTACGAGACGCGGCGCAAGCGCGACGTGCTGCGCCACATCACGGTAGTGCACAAGAAGCCCTCCGCCTACCTCAGCAAGATCATGGCCACCATCGAGAGCCGCGCCGTCAAGAAGCCCGCCGAGGTGGTGCTGAAGAGCAACGCGGTCGGCAACACCGGCGGCAACGGCAAACGCAACCAGACGCTGTTGTCGTCGTCGTTGTCGTCGTCGAACTCGTCATCCACATCGCAGCACATCAAGGAGGAAATAAACGGCCGGCACGAGCCAACTTCCACTGGCGCCACGACAACGGGCACCTCGGGTCAGCACGGCATGCGCAAGCACAACTCGGCGGACGGCACGCCCACCAACACCACAACCAACAACGCCTCCTCGTCCAGCAGCAGCTCCACCCACTCGGCACCCTCCACCCCGGTCACGCGTCGGCACGAGTACCCGCCCCCCTCGCCGCCCGTCACGCGCAAGCACGCCCTGGCCATCTTCCACTCCACTTCGCCCATCACCCGCAAGTCCGACTACCATCACACGCGCAAACAAGAGACGCCCCAATCGCTGAAGCAAGAATCCAATgattcgtcgtcgtcgtcgtcgtcgacCACGTCACACAGCACGGAGGTGCGGGTCACCAAGAACTTCTCGCTGCACGCGTGCGACATGTGCGGCCGTGCCTTCGCCAAGAAGCTCTACCTGGAGACGCACAAGCGGAGTCACCGCAACGCGCAAGCTGCTgcggccgccgccgccgccggctCAGATGAGCATCACCGGTCGCAAGGGGTCAGCACTCGCTCCAAGGCCATGTTGTGGTAG